A window of the Terriglobia bacterium genome harbors these coding sequences:
- a CDS encoding malate synthase, giving the protein MIRQDVLQKFPDLFGAKRVNGREVSVEQTIATLTRELGPEIAAGLTARRTLLESPAPVTKKYAWPKWDERFEDPITGKSWTFRQIVQGLIDNFLGRDSEWRWRLNDQVPIPKDAHPLTNPGLELTGPWHPLDMAFNALNSPAPVNMPDWEDASPPHFQPDGTPKDQPVGIFAALQNAKEILEGQWDGRPYEVVKKGNKRTYKINKPSSQWPTRFCRPAGMHVRFDHIRVDDQPVSGLIAIAVLWTLNNYESLTRAGTGVYFYIPKHQTPQEALILEKLLSRLEGIIGVPAGTIKIKVLYEEGNAGRFLPAIAWVLRRRLLGTNVGRWDYLGSIIEMWKDDAKGVFPDPQTVGMATPTMIAYQRYNALMMLMAGMKNGELSQAAPIGGMAAVMIYQPSDPYGRARYNPLALRAMVIDKLRERILGLMFVPEQPLPAGQHPTLDDILAGRVKGRLYDAYRQSWVASPETAYVAAGNAPLRAPVAHLQAILDAPQETVDVNGKPLPTVASGLSDAERSLLKSRGLLDAKGQITPQVITKSTLDTPEKLFTQELWDAIYSVPKGEVTIEHIQHSFYMAANYGFQILNGNFAAAIDDYELKLRFMNDLATYRINVSWLWTLVQHQAAITKDGHLKRSALTEDGVELAANAAEIKAGTRFTHELFQKVWDHHNQWTAEFFAELDRRGDPGRFDRSKAPVIMELLKRQLLSPRYIQHSARVLFEVGQANPKQRTQILETLFDLPREEIAKRVQSGALDKIALDAHDYIYDVFPAPVAAGARR; this is encoded by the coding sequence ATGATCCGTCAGGACGTTCTCCAGAAGTTTCCAGACCTCTTCGGTGCCAAGCGGGTGAACGGTCGAGAAGTCAGCGTCGAACAGACGATCGCCACGCTCACCCGAGAGCTGGGTCCCGAGATCGCTGCCGGCCTGACCGCACGTCGGACGTTACTGGAGTCCCCCGCGCCGGTCACCAAGAAGTATGCCTGGCCGAAGTGGGACGAGAGGTTTGAGGATCCCATCACTGGGAAGTCTTGGACCTTTCGCCAGATCGTCCAAGGCCTGATTGACAATTTTCTGGGCCGGGACAGCGAGTGGCGCTGGCGGCTCAACGACCAGGTGCCCATCCCCAAGGACGCCCACCCCCTGACCAATCCCGGCTTGGAGCTCACCGGGCCGTGGCATCCCCTCGACATGGCCTTCAACGCCTTGAATAGCCCGGCGCCCGTGAACATGCCCGACTGGGAAGACGCCTCCCCGCCCCACTTCCAGCCCGATGGCACGCCCAAGGATCAGCCGGTGGGGATTTTTGCCGCCTTGCAGAACGCCAAGGAGATCCTGGAAGGTCAATGGGACGGCCGCCCCTATGAGGTGGTGAAGAAAGGCAACAAACGGACGTACAAGATCAACAAGCCGTCTTCGCAGTGGCCCACCCGGTTTTGTCGCCCGGCCGGTATGCACGTGCGATTTGATCACATCCGGGTCGACGATCAACCGGTGTCCGGCCTGATCGCCATTGCTGTCCTCTGGACCCTCAACAACTACGAATCTCTCACCCGCGCCGGCACCGGCGTCTACTTCTACATCCCGAAACATCAGACGCCTCAGGAAGCCCTCATCCTGGAGAAGCTCCTGTCGCGGCTGGAAGGCATCATCGGCGTCCCCGCCGGCACCATCAAGATCAAGGTGCTCTACGAGGAGGGAAATGCGGGACGCTTCTTGCCCGCCATTGCCTGGGTCTTGCGCCGTCGCCTCCTGGGGACGAACGTCGGCCGCTGGGACTACTTGGGCAGCATCATCGAGATGTGGAAGGACGACGCCAAGGGCGTCTTTCCCGATCCGCAGACCGTCGGCATGGCCACCCCCACCATGATCGCCTATCAGCGCTACAACGCCCTGATGATGCTCATGGCCGGCATGAAGAACGGCGAGCTCAGCCAGGCCGCCCCCATCGGCGGCATGGCGGCGGTCATGATCTATCAACCCAGCGATCCCTATGGCCGCGCGCGATACAACCCGCTGGCTCTCCGCGCCATGGTCATCGACAAGCTCCGCGAGCGCATCCTCGGCCTCATGTTCGTGCCCGAGCAGCCTCTGCCCGCAGGGCAACACCCGACCTTGGACGACATCCTTGCCGGTCGCGTGAAGGGACGGCTCTACGATGCCTACCGCCAGAGCTGGGTCGCCAGCCCGGAAACCGCCTACGTCGCCGCCGGCAATGCTCCCTTGCGCGCACCCGTGGCCCACCTCCAGGCCATCCTCGATGCCCCGCAAGAGACCGTGGACGTGAATGGCAAACCGCTGCCCACAGTCGCCAGTGGTCTCAGTGATGCGGAGCGGAGCCTGCTGAAATCCCGTGGCTTATTGGATGCGAAGGGTCAGATTACTCCCCAGGTCATCACCAAGAGCACGCTCGACACCCCGGAGAAACTCTTTACCCAGGAACTCTGGGACGCCATCTACAGCGTGCCCAAGGGTGAGGTCACTATCGAGCACATCCAGCACTCTTTCTACATGGCGGCGAACTACGGCTTCCAGATCCTCAACGGCAACTTCGCGGCCGCCATCGACGACTACGAGCTCAAGCTGCGCTTCATGAACGACCTCGCCACCTACCGCATCAACGTGTCCTGGCTCTGGACCCTTGTCCAGCACCAGGCCGCCATCACCAAGGACGGCCATCTCAAGCGCTCCGCGCTCACCGAGGATGGGGTCGAACTAGCTGCCAACGCCGCCGAGATCAAGGCCGGCACCCGCTTCACCCACGAGCTTTTCCAGAAGGTGTGGGACCACCACAACCAATGGACCGCGGAGTTCTTCGCCGAGCTGGATCGCCGCGGCGATCCCGGCCGCTTCGACCGTTCCAAAGCTCCCGTCATCATGGAGCTGCTGAAACGCCAATTGCTTTCGCCCCGCTACATCCAGCACAGCGCCCGCGTGCTCTTCGAGGTGGGCCAGGCCAACCCGAAGCAGCGCACCCAGATCCTGGAGACGCTCTTCGATCTCCCCCGCGAGGAGATCGCCAAGCGCGTCCAATCAGGCGCCCTGGACAAGATCGCCTTGGACGCCCACGACTATATCTATGACGTCTTTCCCGCACCGGTGGCGGCCGGCGCCCGGCGCTGA
- a CDS encoding glycosyl hydrolase, protein MYRILALIVWLAASAAGQWQPQESNTKESLRGISVVDESIAWASGTHGTYLLTVDGGQTWKPGQVPGAEGLDFRDVHGFGFSAFLLAAGPGERSRIYKTNDRGNHWELQFTNHDPKGFFDCMAFWDEKHGIAVGDPVDGRFQIITTEDGGKTWKYVDRRRIPEAIEGEGAFAASGTCIATEGQKNAWFVTGGAAARVFRSSNRGRSWKVSETPIQHGIPSAGIFSVAFRDARHGVIAGGDYSRSDAGGANLATTDDGGKTWKPAKVAEQEYFSGIAYVTEGGGLAAVGSSGSAFSEDGLKSWKSFLPEGFNAVAGAPLSGVAWAAGANGKIAKAVLGYCGAHCESRKER, encoded by the coding sequence ATGTACCGAATTCTGGCACTCATTGTGTGGCTGGCAGCGAGCGCGGCCGGGCAATGGCAGCCGCAGGAAAGCAACACCAAGGAATCGCTGCGCGGGATCAGTGTCGTCGACGAAAGCATCGCGTGGGCAAGCGGCACCCACGGGACCTACCTCCTCACCGTCGACGGCGGACAAACCTGGAAGCCGGGGCAGGTTCCGGGAGCGGAAGGGCTCGACTTCCGCGATGTGCATGGGTTCGGGTTCTCGGCCTTTCTACTGGCCGCGGGGCCGGGCGAGCGATCGCGGATCTACAAGACCAACGATCGCGGCAATCACTGGGAACTCCAGTTCACCAACCATGATCCCAAGGGCTTCTTCGACTGCATGGCATTCTGGGACGAGAAGCACGGCATCGCCGTCGGCGACCCGGTGGACGGAAGATTCCAGATCATCACCACCGAAGATGGCGGCAAGACATGGAAATATGTGGACCGGCGCAGAATACCGGAGGCGATCGAGGGCGAGGGCGCATTCGCGGCCAGCGGAACCTGCATCGCGACCGAGGGACAGAAGAATGCCTGGTTCGTGACCGGCGGAGCGGCGGCGCGGGTGTTCCGATCGAGCAACCGGGGCAGAAGCTGGAAGGTGAGCGAGACACCGATCCAGCACGGGATTCCGTCTGCCGGCATCTTTTCGGTGGCGTTCCGCGATGCGCGTCATGGGGTGATCGCCGGGGGAGACTACAGTCGTTCCGATGCGGGGGGCGCAAACCTGGCCACGACGGATGATGGCGGCAAGACCTGGAAACCGGCGAAGGTGGCGGAGCAGGAGTATTTCTCGGGAATCGCATACGTGACGGAAGGCGGCGGGCTGGCGGCGGTCGGATCCAGCGGGAGCGCGTTCTCCGAGGACGGACTGAAGAGCTGGAAGTCCTTCCTGCCGGAGGGGTTCAACGCTGTGGCTGGCGCTCCCTTGTCGGGGGTGGCGTGGGCGGCCGGCGCAAACGGCAAGATCGCCAAAGCCGTGCTCGGGTATTGCGGAGCTCACTGCGAGAGCCGCAAGGAACGGTGA
- a CDS encoding cyclic nucleotide-binding domain-containing protein, with translation MAEPAVARSNASQAPQSQPAGEGGTVRRTQDLAGDFWGGLAAMLVALPSAIAFGVTILAPLGSSYAAQGAIAGILGTFALGMVAPTFGGTRRLITAPCAPATAVMSALAIVLTQRGVGPEPALLMLAVVALLCGVMEIAFGVIGLGKLIKYMPYPVVSGYLSGVGLVIILSQVPKYLGTPKSLGFWEAVGSPGHWKWEGMIVGAVTVAVMVLAPKVTKAVPAAILGLLAGMGAYFALGLADKSMLALAGNKLVIGPLAGSNVGFVEAIVGRWKAVSALHGLDMNLLFSTALTLAVLLSIDTLKTSVVLDALTRSRHNSNKELIGQGLGNLASVAIGGVPGSGQMGATLVNMSSGGQTRRSGVIEGALALLAFLILGRLIAWVPIAALAGILIVVGVRMFDRNSLHLLKSRSTILDFGVIATVVVVAETVSLIAASGVGIGLAIMLFIRQQVGGAVVRRKVNGNERFSKQMRLPQEMAILEKRGDRTVIFELQGSLFFGTTDQLYTELEPELKKRTYVVLDMRRVQSVDFTAAHMLEQIEDMLADRGGVLIFSHMPNEVPSGQDMERYFDTVGLVRAERHAKIFAHLDEALEWIEDRILEEERMEREQEKLLDLREIELFRQRKEETLAAFESCTVNKSYKAGEKIFSMGDAGDELFLIRRGTVRILMPLGAKSGHHLATFGRGDFFGEMSFLDRAPRSADAVSHTDTELYVITRKRFDELTVDHRMLALNMMEGIATALASRLRRTDVELRSYQEN, from the coding sequence ATGGCTGAACCCGCAGTCGCGCGCAGCAACGCGTCCCAAGCTCCCCAATCGCAGCCAGCGGGAGAAGGTGGCACTGTGCGGCGGACCCAGGATCTGGCGGGCGACTTCTGGGGCGGTCTGGCAGCGATGCTGGTGGCGCTGCCGTCGGCCATTGCTTTCGGCGTGACCATTCTCGCGCCGCTGGGCAGCAGCTACGCGGCGCAGGGTGCGATCGCGGGCATCCTGGGGACGTTCGCGCTGGGGATGGTGGCACCGACGTTCGGGGGGACCCGGCGGCTGATCACGGCGCCGTGCGCACCGGCGACGGCGGTGATGTCGGCGCTGGCCATCGTACTCACGCAACGAGGCGTTGGCCCGGAGCCGGCGCTGCTCATGCTGGCCGTGGTGGCATTGCTGTGCGGCGTGATGGAGATCGCCTTCGGCGTGATCGGGCTGGGGAAGCTGATCAAGTACATGCCTTACCCGGTGGTCAGCGGTTACCTGAGCGGCGTCGGGCTGGTGATCATCCTCAGCCAAGTGCCGAAATACCTGGGGACGCCGAAGTCGCTCGGGTTCTGGGAGGCGGTGGGCTCGCCGGGGCATTGGAAGTGGGAAGGCATGATCGTGGGCGCGGTCACCGTCGCGGTGATGGTGTTGGCGCCGAAGGTGACCAAGGCGGTGCCGGCGGCGATCCTGGGGCTGCTGGCGGGCATGGGCGCATATTTTGCGCTGGGGCTCGCGGACAAGTCCATGCTGGCGCTGGCGGGCAACAAGCTGGTGATCGGGCCACTGGCTGGGTCCAATGTCGGTTTCGTCGAAGCCATCGTGGGCCGCTGGAAGGCGGTGAGCGCGCTGCACGGCCTGGACATGAATCTGCTGTTCTCAACAGCGCTGACGCTGGCGGTGCTGCTCTCGATCGACACGCTGAAGACCAGCGTGGTGCTGGACGCGTTGACGCGCAGCCGCCACAACTCGAACAAGGAATTGATCGGGCAGGGGCTGGGAAACCTGGCGTCGGTGGCGATCGGAGGCGTGCCGGGATCGGGGCAGATGGGGGCAACGCTGGTCAACATGTCCAGCGGCGGGCAGACGCGGAGGTCGGGGGTCATCGAAGGAGCGCTGGCGCTGCTCGCGTTCCTCATCCTGGGTAGGCTGATCGCCTGGGTGCCGATTGCGGCACTGGCCGGGATCCTGATCGTGGTGGGCGTGCGGATGTTCGACCGCAACAGCCTGCACCTGCTGAAGTCGCGCTCGACCATCCTGGACTTCGGGGTGATCGCGACGGTGGTGGTGGTGGCGGAGACGGTGAGCCTGATCGCGGCGTCGGGCGTGGGCATCGGACTGGCCATCATGCTGTTCATCCGGCAGCAGGTGGGGGGCGCGGTGGTGCGGCGGAAGGTCAATGGGAACGAAAGGTTCTCCAAGCAGATGCGGCTGCCGCAGGAGATGGCGATCCTGGAGAAGCGCGGCGACCGTACCGTCATCTTCGAACTGCAAGGCAGCCTGTTCTTCGGCACGACCGACCAGCTCTACACCGAACTCGAGCCGGAACTGAAGAAACGGACATACGTGGTGCTGGACATGCGGCGGGTGCAGTCGGTGGATTTCACCGCCGCCCACATGCTGGAGCAGATCGAAGACATGTTGGCGGACCGGGGCGGGGTGCTGATCTTCAGCCACATGCCGAACGAAGTGCCGAGCGGCCAGGACATGGAACGGTACTTCGATACCGTCGGACTGGTCCGTGCGGAGCGGCACGCGAAGATCTTCGCCCACCTGGACGAGGCTCTAGAGTGGATCGAGGACCGGATCCTGGAAGAGGAGCGGATGGAGCGCGAGCAGGAGAAACTGCTGGATCTGCGGGAGATCGAACTGTTCCGGCAGCGCAAAGAAGAGACGTTGGCGGCGTTCGAGTCGTGCACGGTGAACAAGTCGTACAAGGCGGGGGAAAAGATCTTTTCCATGGGCGACGCGGGCGACGAACTATTCCTGATCCGGCGGGGAACGGTGCGCATCCTGATGCCGCTGGGAGCCAAGTCGGGACACCACCTGGCGACGTTCGGGCGGGGAGATTTCTTCGGCGAAATGTCGTTCCTGGACCGAGCACCGCGGTCGGCGGATGCGGTGTCGCATACCGACACCGAACTCTACGTCATCACAAGAAAACGCTTCGACGAACTTACCGTGGACCACCGGATGCTGGCGCTGAACATGATGGAGGGCATCGCGACAGCGCTGGCGTCGCGCCTGCGCCGCACCGACGTGGAGCTGCGCTCCTACCAGGAAAACTGA
- a CDS encoding cupin domain-containing protein yields the protein MSAYAFFPDITKQATIPEKGILSRTLHQDEKLKIILFGFAQGEELSEHTAQVPAVLHFLEGRAQLKLGDDVMSASAGSLAHMPAKLTHAIKAETPVLMLLYMLK from the coding sequence ATGAGCGCGTACGCATTCTTTCCCGACATCACCAAGCAGGCGACCATTCCCGAGAAGGGGATCCTAAGCCGCACGCTGCACCAGGACGAAAAGCTGAAGATCATCCTGTTCGGCTTCGCGCAGGGAGAAGAGTTGTCGGAACATACGGCGCAGGTGCCGGCGGTACTGCACTTCCTCGAAGGCCGAGCGCAGCTCAAGCTGGGCGACGATGTGATGAGCGCGAGCGCGGGCTCGCTGGCGCACATGCCGGCGAAGCTGACCCACGCCATCAAGGCGGAGACGCCGGTGCTGATGCTGCTCTACATGCTGAAGTAG
- the pstS gene encoding phosphate ABC transporter substrate-binding protein PstS → MKKTLLLSVAVFLSLAALPRLGSAQEAVVLVGSGSSVPAPLYAKWTDAYNKRKPGFQMRYLPIGTSEGIKQISHGVGDFGAGEVALTAKERSEENLLELPSVLIGIVPIYHLPGTQKELRFSGELLAEIFLGTVKTWNAPQIAKLNPGVSLPDLPIKVIYRPGGKGTNYVFSEFLSKTSPKFHAEIGISPSPRWPVGVPAERSSDMADKVKSEPGSIGFVEAQYAIKAGIPFGLVLNPAGHFVKASSETITNACRAVEAPSWDKFAASLTNAPGADSFPITSFTWLYLRTSSPDARRAAALADFLNWVYSDGQQLALQEGYSDLPSQLLAKVKAKVASLH, encoded by the coding sequence ATGAAAAAAACCTTGCTACTTTCTGTTGCAGTATTTCTCTCCCTCGCCGCACTCCCCCGCTTGGGTTCGGCGCAAGAAGCCGTCGTTCTGGTCGGCTCCGGTTCCAGTGTCCCTGCGCCCCTCTACGCCAAGTGGACGGATGCCTATAACAAGCGCAAGCCGGGGTTCCAGATGCGCTATCTTCCCATCGGCACCAGCGAAGGCATAAAACAGATCTCCCACGGTGTCGGCGACTTCGGCGCCGGCGAAGTGGCGCTCACCGCCAAGGAGCGCAGTGAAGAAAATCTGCTGGAATTGCCCTCTGTGTTGATCGGCATCGTGCCCATCTATCACTTGCCCGGAACTCAGAAAGAGCTTCGTTTCTCCGGCGAACTACTGGCCGAGATTTTTCTTGGTACCGTGAAGACCTGGAATGCGCCGCAGATCGCCAAGCTGAACCCGGGCGTGTCCCTGCCGGATCTGCCCATCAAGGTGATTTACCGGCCTGGCGGCAAGGGCACCAATTACGTCTTCTCCGAGTTCCTGTCCAAGACCAGCCCCAAATTCCACGCGGAGATAGGGATCAGCCCCTCTCCCCGGTGGCCGGTCGGCGTCCCCGCCGAGCGCAGCTCCGACATGGCCGACAAGGTGAAGAGCGAGCCCGGCTCGATCGGCTTTGTGGAAGCTCAATACGCCATCAAGGCGGGCATCCCGTTCGGCCTCGTGCTCAACCCGGCGGGACACTTCGTCAAAGCTTCGTCGGAAACCATCACCAATGCCTGCCGCGCGGTCGAGGCGCCCTCGTGGGACAAGTTTGCCGCCTCCTTGACCAATGCGCCGGGCGCCGACTCATTCCCCATCACCAGCTTCACCTGGCTGTACCTGCGCACCAGCTCCCCCGATGCCCGGCGTGCTGCGGCTCTGGCGGATTTCTTGAACTGGGTGTACTCCGATGGCCAGCAGCTTGCCCTGCAGGAGGGCTACTCCGATCTGCCGTCCCAGTTGCTGGCCAAGGTGAAGGCGAAAGTCGCTTCCCTTCACTGA
- a CDS encoding DMT family transporter produces the protein MIVPSGFASAAFGLASAAAFGTADFSGGIASKRAQVFGVLTVARACGLTLMLALAWITHEHLPSTRALLWACAAGFVGGLALPALYRALAIGKMGIAAPVTSVLSAALPVVVAALTEGLPHMLQICGLVLALIALWFISRPEGKIRPQGLGLALFAGLGFGSFLVFMRQASAEATYWPLAAALATSLILAAIILIAQRGSLPGVGVLPVVLAAGLLDTFGNFFFILASQRGRLDVAAVLSSLYPAVTVLLARLLLKERITRIQTAGMTAALIAVPLIAAR, from the coding sequence ATGATCGTTCCTTCGGGGTTCGCTTCCGCCGCCTTCGGTCTTGCCTCCGCCGCCGCGTTCGGCACCGCGGACTTCAGCGGCGGCATCGCCAGCAAGCGCGCCCAGGTGTTCGGTGTGCTGACCGTCGCTCGTGCCTGCGGCCTTACATTGATGCTGGCGCTCGCCTGGATCACGCACGAGCACTTGCCCTCCACCCGCGCCCTGCTGTGGGCCTGCGCCGCCGGATTCGTCGGAGGACTCGCGCTGCCCGCTCTTTACCGCGCCCTGGCCATCGGCAAGATGGGCATTGCCGCTCCCGTGACCTCTGTCCTCTCGGCGGCGCTGCCGGTCGTCGTGGCCGCCCTGACCGAAGGGCTCCCCCATATGCTTCAGATATGCGGCCTGGTGCTGGCCCTGATCGCTCTCTGGTTCATCTCGCGCCCGGAAGGCAAGATCCGCCCCCAGGGACTTGGCCTCGCGCTCTTCGCCGGCTTGGGATTCGGTAGCTTCTTGGTCTTCATGCGCCAGGCCAGCGCGGAAGCGACCTACTGGCCGCTGGCCGCTGCCCTCGCCACCTCTCTGATTCTGGCCGCGATCATCCTCATCGCCCAGCGTGGCTCGCTGCCCGGCGTTGGTGTGCTCCCTGTGGTCCTTGCCGCCGGCCTGCTCGACACCTTCGGCAATTTCTTCTTCATCCTCGCCAGCCAGCGCGGGCGGCTCGATGTCGCCGCCGTCTTGTCCTCTCTCTACCCCGCGGTCACCGTGCTGCTCGCTCGCCTGCTTCTGAAAGAACGCATCACGCGGATCCAGACCGCGGGCATGACCGCCGCGCTCATCGCCGTCCCTCTCATCGCCGCGCGCTGA